The DNA sequence TTCTCTTCTTCGTTCCATCGCCGGACCTCCTGACCGAGTTGCGCCGCCAAGACCGCCGTCGATCTCCGGAAGCGCGCTGAAGACTCGGAAGAATTTCGAGCAAGAAATGAGCCACGGGCGCCGCGGTACGATCCTGCGCATGAAGACGATCTCGATCCTCCTCCTGGCGGGGCTCGCCGCCTCTCCCGCGCGGGCGGGACAGTCCGCGGCGGCCGTTTTCGACGCGAACGCCGCGTCGCGTTTCGCCCGGCTCGCGCTCGACTGCCTTCACCGGGAGTACCCGAACAAGATCGCCCACGTGATGAACGGCGACGCCGACGCCCGGCCGCCGCGCGAGCTCACGCCGGCCTTCTTCGGATGCTACGACTGGCACTCGTCGGTGCACGGGCACTGGCTCCTCGTCCGGCTGCTCCGGAACGTTCCGGACGCGGCGTGGGCGGCACAGGCGCGCGCCGCCGTCGGACGCAGCCTCACGCCCGCCAACCTCGCGGCCGAAGCGCGCTATCTCGAAGGTCCCGGGCGCTCGTCGTTCGAGCGTCCTTACGGGCTCGCGTGGCTGCTGCAGCTCTCGGCGGAGCTCCACTCGTGGGACGACCCGGATGCGCGGAAATGGTCGGCCTCGCTCGCGCCGCTGGAGAACGCGGCCGTCTCACGGCTCTCGAACTGGCTGCCGAAGCTCTCGCGCCCCGTCCGGATCGGCGAGCACGACCAGACCGCCTTCGCTCTCGGCCTCGTGCTCGATTGGGCGCGGGCGGTCCGCCGGGACGACGTCGAGAGGCTCGTCCTCGAGCGCTCCCGCGCGTATTACGCCGCCGACCGGGCGTGTCCCCTTTCGTACGAGCCGTCGGGACAGGACTTCCTGTCACCGTGCCTGGCCGAGGCGGACCTGATGCGGCGGGTGCTCTCGCCCGGAGCCTTCGGAACCTGGCTCTCCGACTTCCTCCCGCAGATCCCGCGCGGGGGAGACGGCGAGTGGCTTTCGCCCGTCGTCGTGACGGATCCGTCCGACCCGAAGCTCGCGCACCTCGACGGCCTGAACCTGTCGCGGGCGTGGATGCTCGACGGGATCGTTTCGGCGCTTTCGGCGTCCGATCCGAGGCGGGGGGCCCTCGAGAGCGCCCGGCGCCGGCACCGCGAGGCGGGGCTCGCCGCGGTCACCGGCGAACACTACGAAGGGGGCCACTGGCTGGGGAGCTTCGCCGTGTACCTCGTCACGCGGCGCGGAATCGCCGCGCCGTGAGTCAAGGGCCGGAGGCTCCGGCGACGTAGACCATCATCGCGGTGGTCAGCGCGACCAGGAGGACGGTCACGAGGCCGATCAGCCACCGGTCGGCGGACACGATGCCGCGCTCGATCGAGCGGTTCACGACGTGGTACCGCCACGCGGCGAGGACCGCGATCACCCCTCCGAACGCCATCATCGCCTCGCCGATCGGAAGGGACGTGTTCCACCGCGAGAACGTGAACCGCCGCGCGAGCTGGATTCCCAGCTCCCGGAGCCACAGCGAGAAGCGCGCGACGAGGAATCCGAGGCTGATCACGGCGATGCTCGTCCGCACCCATGCGAGGAACGTCCGCTCGTTCGAGAGGTACTCGACCGCCCGCTTCTCCGGGGGAGGGCCCGGGACTTTTTTCGATGCCGGCTCGGTCACGGCGGCGAAAAATGCAAGGGCGAAGCCATTTCTCCCGAATTCCGGGGTACGAGTCTTGCTGTTCCGGGTGAGAGTCCCGCGCCGGACGCGCGTGGCAGGAGGTCCGCGATGACGAAAGAAGACGAGAAGTGGGTGGACGCCTCCCGATTCCGCGCGGATCCGTCCGTGATGGACCACGACCCCGAGGACTCCGTTCGGGAAGGAATGAGCGACGAGGCCGCGGGCGTCGACGTGGCGGAAACCGAAGCATCGACGGGGAACGCCGAGAGCGCCTTCGTGGAGATCGCCTCGGGGGCCGCGACCGGGCTCGGAGTCGATCGGGGAGAATCGACCGGGACGGGCGGCCTCGCGGCCGGTGAAGATCTCGATCCGGTCGCGGCGGGCGACTACTGGCGGCAGAATTATCGGCGGCGGCCCTATTACCGCACCGGAAAGCCGTACGACTACTACGAGCCGGGATACCGATTCGGGTGGGAAACCGCGGCGGACCTCGAATTCCAGGACCGCAACTTCTCCGACGTCGAGAGCGAGCTCGCGCGCCGCTGGGAGGCGCGCCGCGCTCCGGACGGCCCCGCATGGGTGGATGCCGTCGGGCCCGCCCGCGACGCGTTCGAGCGGGAACGCCGCCGCCGATCCCGATAGCCGTCGGGCCGGATGTGCGCCCCCCTCGCCGGCTGGCGCGATTCTCGCATCGGACGAAAGACGGGTTGATGAGGGAGAGGCCGGTTGACGGAAGCGTCGGCCGGCCTCTCGGTTTGTCAGGTCGCCGCCGGCGCGTTTCTACTCTCGCCGAAATCGAGGACCCAGAACGGCGGCGCTTGCGGCCGCCGCGCCAGAGCGGCGCGGAGCTCCCGGGGCGGATCCTCCTCCCCGTCGTCGGCGAGCTCGAAAGTCCCGAAGTGGATCGCCATCGCCGCTCTCGCGCGGAGGTCTTCCGCTGCGCGGACGGCTTCCTCCGGAGAAACGTGCATCGGACGCATGAACCATCGCGGCTCGTACGCGCCGATCGGCAGAATCGCGAGGGCGATGTCCGGGAATCGGGCGCCGATCTCGGCGAAGTGCGGACCGTACCCGGAGTCCCCGGCGAAGTAGAAGGAGCCCGCCTCGCCCCGTACGACGAAACCGGTCCAGAGGGAGCGGTTCCTTCGAAGCCCGCGCCCCGAAAAATGCCTCGCCGGTACGGCCGTCACGCCGACGCGTCCGGGAGCCGCGGCTTCCCACCAGTCGAGCTCCGCCGCCCGCCGGACGCCGAGCGAGGCGAGCCGCCGCCCGTTTCCGAGACCCG is a window from the Thermoanaerobaculia bacterium genome containing:
- a CDS encoding DUF202 domain-containing protein, with translation MTEPASKKVPGPPPEKRAVEYLSNERTFLAWVRTSIAVISLGFLVARFSLWLRELGIQLARRFTFSRWNTSLPIGEAMMAFGGVIAVLAAWRYHVVNRSIERGIVSADRWLIGLVTVLLVALTTAMMVYVAGASGP
- a CDS encoding MBL fold metallo-hydrolase; this encodes MAGAPFDGRRYSNADPDASGARAFLRFLNWMLHRRRGRWNRWTDAAPGPRPPARIEGARWRATFVNHATVLLQGGGVNVLTDPVWSERVSPVRFVGPRRHRPPGIRFDDLPPLDLVLVSHDHYDHFDYPTVRRLAAEHPGAFFATGLGNGRRLASLGVRRAAELDWWEAAAPGRVGVTAVPARHFSGRGLRRNRSLWTGFVVRGEAGSFYFAGDSGYGPHFAEIGARFPDIALAILPIGAYEPRWFMRPMHVSPEEAVRAAEDLRARAAMAIHFGTFELADDGEEDPPRELRAALARRPQAPPFWVLDFGESRNAPAAT
- a CDS encoding DUF2891 domain-containing protein, producing the protein MKTISILLLAGLAASPARAGQSAAAVFDANAASRFARLALDCLHREYPNKIAHVMNGDADARPPRELTPAFFGCYDWHSSVHGHWLLVRLLRNVPDAAWAAQARAAVGRSLTPANLAAEARYLEGPGRSSFERPYGLAWLLQLSAELHSWDDPDARKWSASLAPLENAAVSRLSNWLPKLSRPVRIGEHDQTAFALGLVLDWARAVRRDDVERLVLERSRAYYAADRACPLSYEPSGQDFLSPCLAEADLMRRVLSPGAFGTWLSDFLPQIPRGGDGEWLSPVVVTDPSDPKLAHLDGLNLSRAWMLDGIVSALSASDPRRGALESARRRHREAGLAAVTGEHYEGGHWLGSFAVYLVTRRGIAAP